A stretch of Brassica napus cultivar Da-Ae chromosome C6, Da-Ae, whole genome shotgun sequence DNA encodes these proteins:
- the LOC106404863 gene encoding CLAVATA3/ESR (CLE)-related protein 10: MLTNRNRPINTISFLVVFFLLSTATAARNESNRTHGANRRFQHAYYSYPHRSCQSFSRPYARSMCIELERIHRSSRQPLFSPPSPSPPEIDQRYGVDKRLVPSGPNPLHN; encoded by the coding sequence ATGCTGACTAACCGGAACCGTCCGATCAATACCATCAGTTTCCTCGTCGTGTTCTTCCTTCTTTCAACCGCAACGGCAGCAAGAAACGAGTCTAACCGAACCCACGGAGCAAACCGGAGGTTTCAACACGCGTACTACTCTTATCCTCACCGTTCATGCCAATCTTTCTCTCGTCCCTACGCACGCTCTATGTGCATTGAGCTCGAAAGAATCCACAGAAGCAGCCGACAGCCACTTTTCtctcctccttctccttctccgccGGAGATTGACCAAAGGTACGGCGTCGACAAAAGACTCGTCCCCTCCGGTCCAAACCCGCTTCACAACTGA
- the LOC106405652 gene encoding uncharacterized protein LOC106405652 → MDILTNPHMSPKNYFPWPCSDLHKFSSEQRAEPVPMGPAVELWKETEMAKTRTKYEKLREKIMLWEDKKTKKAKRNLHRTERGVEKTKLKALQRYTEDNERIEIIVASAREHAYERQMKEELKVKEKANLMRTSGRSPSTCL, encoded by the exons ATGGATATCTTAACAAATCCTCACATGTCacctaaaaatta CTTCCCATGGCCGTGCTCTGATTTACACAAGTTCTCAAG TGAGCAGCGAGCAGAACCTGTGCCCATGGGACCTGCGGTGGAACTATGGAAGGAAACAGAGATGGCCAAAACGAGAACTAA GTACGAGAAGCTAAGGGAGAAGATAATGTTATGGGAGGACAAGAAGACGAAAAAGGCTAAGAGAAATCTTCATAGAACAGAG AGAGGTGTAGAGAAGACAAAGCTGAAGGCGCTGCAGAGATATACCGAAGATAACGAACGCATTGAGATCATAGTCGCGAGTGCAAGAGAGCATGCATATGAGAGACAGATGAAGGAAGAGCTAAAGGTCAAGGAGAAAGCAAACCTCATGAGAACAAGTGGGCGTAGCCCATCTACATGCCTCTGA
- the LOC106405651 gene encoding RING finger protein 222: MWSFASNVIGSIGLKKDPPQPSSDDDDEVSNVSRDDDEEEEQGLDCPICFESFNIVENVPYVLWCGHTLCQNCVFALQPAVLRLSTQDIKVPFFVSCPWCQLLSVRVVYSGVLKFPKKNFFLLWMVESLNGDRTRHGGSLVGSDNHQYCSSSSSNSNLIPRPVVVHQPSSRQQFSFHKSLDFFISFTSKFPFVIVFLLIVFFAIPGSLVILALYFLLTILLAVPSGLVLYFAYPILERLVNEITS, encoded by the coding sequence ATGTGGAGCTTTGCGTCGAATGTAATCGGCAGCATAGGCCTAAAGAAAGATCCTCCTCAACCCTCCTCAGACGACGACGACGAGGTCTCAAATGTCAGCAGagacgacgacgaagaagaagaacaaggaCTAGACTGTCCCATTTGCTTTGAATCCTTCAACATCGTCGAGAACGTTCCTTACGTCTTATGGTGCGGCCACACTCTTTGTCAAAACTGCGTCTTTGCCCTCCAGCCCGCTGTCTTGAGACTCTCCACCCAAGACATCAAAGTCCCCTTCTTCGTCTCCTGCCCTTGGTGTCAGCTGCTTTCCGTCAGGGTTGTCTACAGCGGTGTCCTCAAGTTCCCTAAGAAGAACTTCttccttctctggatggttgaGAGTCTCAACGGTGACAGGACACGTCATGGAGGTTCGTTGGTCGGTAGTGATAACCACCAGTactgcagcagcagcagcagcaacagtaATCTGATCCCAAGGCCTGTTGTTGTGCATCAACCAAGCAGCAGACAGCAGTTCTCGTTCCACAAGTCTCTTgatttcttcatctccttcaccTCCAAGTTTCCTTTTGTGATCGTTTTCCTGCTGATAGTGTTCTTTGCTATACCCGGTAGCCTCGTCATTCTTGCTCTTTACTTCCTCCTCACGATTCTTCTAGCGGTTCCTTCTGGTTTGGTGCTGTATTTTGCGTACCCTATTCTGGAAAGGTTGGTTAATGAAATAACTTCATGA
- the LOC106405650 gene encoding protein GDAP2 homolog, with amino-acid sequence MMYQAVPTATTSRGGIPTESGDYVVTLDQVPRWSDVEQRSSSLEGGEAGDPSHSNPRYANPLASSSSEAGSSGNGMVSKFPVDHEINSRIYLWRGEPWNLEVDAVVNSTNENLDEAHSSPGLHAAAGPGLAEQCATLGGCRTGMAKVTNAYDLPARRVIHTVGPKYAVKYHTAAENALSHCYRSCLELLIDNGLQSIATDCIYTEAKNYPREPAAHVSIRTVRRFLEKHKDKISAVVFCTTTSSDTEIYKRLLPLYFPRDEHEEEVAISKLPADVGDENGETVIDERKIRIQALPNKPLDRSFPALVQRSSTDLALVRRNSNHLDSYLDPTFMSLIKDPDERRQEQWEKTAQAQSGFNFVKLLGFGDLGGPPLSAAEEYSLHSRYLAKANSLNLSEIAEMKIVYRGGVDTEGHPVMVVVGAHFLLRCLDLERFVLYVVKEFEPLIQKPYSIVYFHSAASLQVQPDLGWMKRLQQILGRKHQRNLQAIYVLHPTLQLKATILAMQMFVNNVVWKKVVYADRLLQLFKYVPREQLTIPDFVFQHDLEVNGGKGLIVDPRTKYVYQRP; translated from the exons ATGATGTATCAGGCCGTTCCCACGGCAACAACCTCTCGCGGTGGGATTCCAACGGAGAGCGGTGATTATGTTGTGACCTTGGATCAGGTTCCAAGATGGAGTGATGTTGAGCAGAGGTCTTCGTCCCTCGAGGGTGGTGAAGCAGGTGATCCATCGCATTCTAATCCTCGCTATGCAAACCCTTTGGCTTCTTCGTCTTCTGAAGCAGGGAGCAGCGGGAATGGGATGGTTTCTAAGTTTCCTGTGGATCACGAGATTAACTCCAGGATCTACCTTTGGAGAGGGGAACCGTGGAACCTTGAGGTTGACGCTGTTGTCAACTCTACAAATGAG AACTTGGATGAGGCACATAGCAGTCCTGGTCTACATGCGGCTGCTGGACCTGGTCTTGCAGAACAATGCGCTACATTG GGTGGATGCAGGACAGGGATGGCGAAAGTAACAAATGCATATGATCTACCAGCCAG GAGGGTTATCCATACAGTAGGCCCCAAGTATGCAGTGAAGTATCACACAGCTGCGGAGAATGCTCTAAGTCACTGCTATAGATCTTGCCTAGAGCTACTCATAGATAATGGGCTTCAAAG TATTGCTACGGACTGTATATACACAGAAGCCAAAAACTATCCCAGAGAACCAGCTGCTCATGTTTCCATAA GAACTGTTCGTCGCTTTCTAGAGAAGCATAAAGATAAAATCAGCGCCGTTGTTTTCTGTACCACCACATCCTCTGATACGGAGATATACAAAAG ATTACTTCCACTTTACTTTCCTCGTGATGAGCATGAGGAGGAGGTTGCCATCTCAAAGCTCCCTGCTGATGTTGGGGATGAAAATGGTGAGACTGTTATAGACGAACGTAAAATCAGAATACAGGCATTGCCAAATAAACCTCTGGACAGGTCTTTTCCAGCTCTAGTCCAGCGCTCTTCCACTGATCTTGCTTTGGTACGAAG GAACTCAAATCATCTTGATTCGTATTTGGATCCCACCTTCATGTCTTTGATTAAAGATCCAGATGAAAGGCGCCAAGAACAATGGGAGAAGACTGCACAAGCACAGAGTGGATTCAATTTTGTCAAGTTACTAGGGTTTGGTGATCTGGGGGGACCCCCTCTCTCTGCTGCAGAGGAATACTCACTTCATTCGAGATACCTAGCAAAAGCTAATTCTCTTAACCTTTCGGAAATTGCAGAAATGAAAATTGT GTACCGTGGTGGTGTTGACACGGAGGGTCATCCTGTAATGGTTGTTGTAGGAGCTCATTTTTTGCTGCGATGCCTTGATCTGGAGCGTTTTGTGCTTTATGTTGTTAAG GAATTTGAACCATTGATACAAAAGCCTTACTCGATTGTCTATTTCCATTCTGCAGCATCTTTACAAGT CCAACCAGATTTGGGATGGATGAAAAGATTACAACAGATACTTGGCCGCAAACACCAGCGCAACCTTCAG GCAATCTATGTACTTCATCCAACTTTACAGTTGAAGGCGACAATCTTAGCAATGCAAATGTTCGTGAACAATGTG GTATGGAAGAAAGTTGTATATGCAGACCGTCTTCTGCAGCTATTCAAATACGTTCCTCGTGAGCAGCTAACAATCCCAGACTTTGTTTTCCA GCATGATCTTGAAGTCAACGGAGGAAAAGGTCTTATCGTTGACCCAAGAACCAAATATGTCTATCAACGTCCATGA
- the LOC106405653 gene encoding putative pentatricopeptide repeat-containing protein At1g69350, mitochondrial, which yields MTQYMPLFRSCSSLRTLSQLHAHLLVTGRLRHDPLPVTKLIESYTRMGSPHSSRLVFESFPYPDSFMYGVLIKCNVWCHLFDAAIDLYHRLVFEKTQISKFVFPSVLRACAGSRERLGIGEKVHGRIVKSGLDEDNVIETSLLCMYGQTGNLSDAEKVFDGMSVRDIVAWSTLVSSCLENGEVVEALRVFKCMVDDDGVEPDAVTMISVVEGCGELGCLRTAKSVHGMITRKMFDFDETLCNSLLSMYSKCGDLLSAERIFELIVNKSAVSWTAVISSYNRGGFYEKALRSFSKMLKYGVEPSLVTLYSVLSSCGLLKLVREGKSVHGFAVRRELEPNYESLSPALVELYAECGKLTDSEAVLHVVGDRNIVSWNSLISLYANKGMEIEALSLFRQMVTRRMRPDSFTLASSISSCVSDGLVRLGKQIHGHVVRTDVSDEFVQNSMIDMYSKNGLTDSACAVFGQIKDKGVVTWNSMLCGFSQNGNSLETINLFDYMYRNCLEINEVTFLAVIQVCSSIGSLEKGRWVHHKLILCGLKDLFTETALIDMYAKCGDLNAAETVFKAMSNKSIVSWSSMINAYGMHGRIGSAVSTFNQMVESGTKPNEVVFMNVLSACGHSGSVREGKLYFNLMKSFGISPNSEHFACFIDLLSRSGDLKEAYRTIKEMPFLADASVWGSLVNGCRIHQRMDIIKAIKKDLSEIVTDDTGYYTLLSNIYAEEGEWEEFRRMRSAMKSLRLKKVPGYSSIEIDQRVYRFGAGEEPCFGTEEIYRCLRNLQNVTLEAEYLQTNE from the coding sequence ATGACGCAGTACATGCCATTGTTCAGATCATGCTCGAGTTTACGAACACTATCCCAACTCCACGCTCACCTCCTCGTCACCGGCCGTCTCCGTCACGACCCTCTTCCCGTAACAAAGCTCATCGAGTCCTACACTCGCATGGGCTCTCCCCACTCGTCGAGACTCGTCTTCGAGTCCTTCCCTTACCCTGACTCCTTCATGTACGGCGTCCTCATCAAATGCAACGTCTGGTGTCACTTGTTCGACGCAGCGATTGATCTTTACCACAGGTTGGTTTTTGAGAAGACGCAGATAAGCAAGTTCGTGTTCCCGTCTGTCTTGAGGGCGTGTGCTGGCTCGAGAGAGCGTTTAGGTATTGGTGAGAAAGTCCACGGGAGGATTGTGAAGAGCGGTTTAGATGAGGATAATGTGATAGAGACGTCTCTGCTGTGTATGTATGGTCAGACCGGGAATTTAAGCGATGCGGAGAAGGTGTTCGATGGAATGTCTGTGAGGGATATCGTGGCTTGGAGTACTCTTGTTTCCAGCTGTTTGGAGAATGGTGAGGTGGTGGAGGCGTTGAGGGTGTTTAAGTGTATGGTTGATGATGATGGTGTGGAGCCTGATGCTGTGACGATGATTAGTGTGGTTGAAGGATGTGGTGAGCTTGGATGCTTGAGGACGGCCAAGTCAGTTCATGGAATGATAACGAGGAAGATGTTTGATTTTGATGAAACGTTATGCAACTCTCTGCTTTCTATGTATAGTAAGTGTGGGGACTTGCTTAGCGCGGAGAGAATCTTTGAATTGATAGTTAATAAGAGTGCTGTTTCGTGGACTGCTGTTATCTCTAGTTACAACCGAGGCGGGTTCTATGAGAAGGCGTTGAGAAGTTTCAGCAAGATGTTAAAGTATGGTGTTGAGCCGAGTTTGGTTACACTTTACAGCGTTTTGAGCTCTTGTGGATTGTTAAAGTTGGTTAGAGAAGGCAAGTCTGTCCATGGCTTTGCAGTTAGACGAGAGCTAGAACCTAACTACGAGTCTCTTTCTCCTGCCTTAGTCGAGCTGTACGCTGAATGCGGGAAGTTAACCGACTCCGAGGCGGTTTTACATGTGGTTGGTGATAGAAATATTGTGTCGTGGAACTCTCTTATATCTCTATACGCAAACAAAGGTATGGAGATCGAGGCGTTGTCCTTGTTTAGACAGATGGTGACTCGGCGGATGAGACCTGACTCGTTCACTTTAGCAAGCTCAATCTCATCGTGCGTGAGTGATGGTTTAGTCCGGCTAGGGAAACAGATTCACGGACATGTTGTAAGGACGGATGTTTCTGACGAGTTTGTGCAGAACTCGATGATAGACATGTACTCTAAAAACGGACTTACCGATTCAGCATGTGCGGTGTTTGGTCAAATCAAAGATAAGGGCGTTGTGACGTGGAACTCGATGCTCTGCGGTTTTTCTCAGAATGGTAACTCCTTAGAGACGATTAACCTGTTCGACTATATGTATCGCAACTGTCTCGAGATCAATGAAGTTACATTCTTGGCGGTTATCCAAGTTTGCTCAAGCATAGGTTCACTGGAGAAAGGGAGATGGGTTCACCATAAGCTTAttctttgtggtttaaaggatctTTTCACTGAGACTGCTCTCATTGACATGTATGCTAAATGTGGAGATCTCAACGCAGCTGAAACCGTTTTCAAGGCCATGTCGAATAAGAGCATTGTGTCTTGGAGTAGTATGATCAACGCCTACGGAATGCACGGACGCATCGGCTCAGCCGTATCTACATTCAACCAGATGGTGGAATCAGGAACTAAACCTAACGAAGTTGTTTTCATGAACGTTCTCTCTGCTTGTGGTCACTCTGGTTCAGTGAGAGAAGGTAAACTCTACTTCAACTTGATGAAAAGCTTCGGCATCTCACCGAACTCGGAGCATTTCGCATGTTTCATCGACCTTTTGAGCCGTTCCGGTGATCTCAAAGAGGCATATAGAACCATCAAGGAGATGCCGTTCTTAGCTGATGCTAGCGTTTGGGGTTCTCTGGTCAATGGTTGCAGAATCCATCAGAGAATGGACATCATCAAAGCCATAAAGAAAGATCTTTCGGAGATAGTAACCGACGACACGGGCTATTACACTCTCTTGTCCAATATATATGCTGAAGAAGGCGAATGGGAAGAGTTCAGGAGAATGAGATCGGCTATGAAGAGTTTGCGTCTTAAGAAAGTTCCTGGCTACAGCTCGATAGAGATTGATCAAAGAGTTTACAGGTTTGGAGCTGGTGAAGAGCCCTGTTTTGGAACAGAGGAAATCTACAGGTGTCTTCGGAATCTACAGAATGTAACTCTTGAAGCAGAGTATTTACAGACTAATGAATGA
- the BNAC06G30530D gene encoding uncharacterized protein BNAC06G30530D, whose protein sequence is MVHRESFLSSMRDLSQDSNTCSRSGDNKNLQYNQNGFSMRAPPPEEAYLGHERDFLKQTMLQHEAVFKNQVHELHRLYRTQKSLMDEVKGNNNQSERTPESAIKRDLPEFLLGKPVCGGGEGSSSQACNNAPIANGVSSKDDDEVRPVKVRRRMIDLQLPPDEYLDDADCPQEVGRGNNASHLNGSSSVMKNPNGLTDLNEPVQCQESSVHGLSSRDVYSLYGKNIVHAQRQWLETNTSQNGWMVLEAGRGKGIPRENLCVPSQPVQVLANHAFGYPPSTDQRRLLSGEWEARQRNPEVSYGSYVESSVASNAPSLTNGGYRPEPSRTWSHWISNRSNGSVQKPLPFQTNPFLSYSAQGRAADSSSEMRGRGGFEGVYQGFSSALKETAFSVPPSNLNHLNNGRDVTNGSLKHQSFESLQGPKRQECSAGLPWLKPKPLNQNGLTNGGFDLNASADGSSNASPHNGLGRAEMASSLSNGKILGYSISQKRSIWECNSSLTPSSVSLKEANTLVNRNFDINLPCDASVAEDVESKKAATNRNYIDLNICANEDESSGLCSKPRMETRATPLIDLEAPPALESEEEGERTPEKRDEAGETLDELIKGAAEAIVTISLSHNPDEAASSTTDAAAKDPLSWFVNTIASCGSDLEKRLDACLEACREECSSGEFDYFEAMTLNLPLTKEEDYMPTPLVPEHLKFDGTDSVGINRPRRGQARRGRPRRDFQRDVLPGLASLSRLEVTEDLQMFEGLMKATGCSWNSGVARRSSNRGGSSRGRKRMISNVNGAPVCSSLEGPIDNSNVQMVGLEDRSLTGWGNATRRPRRQRCPAGSTPPTVVLT, encoded by the exons ATGGTTCACCGTGAAAGCTTCTTGTCTTCAATGAGGGATCTCAGCCAAGATTCAAACACTTGCAGCCGGTCGGGAGATAATAAAAATCTGCAATATAATCAGAATGGTTTCTCGATGAGAGCTCCTCCCCCAGAGGAAGCTTACTTGGGACACGAGAGAGATTTTCTGAAGCAAACCATGCTTCAACACGAAGCCGTTTTCAAGAATCAG GTTCATGAACTTCACCGTTTGTATAGAACGCAAAAGAGCTTGATGGATGAAGTTAAAGGAAACAACAACCAGTCTGAACGCACACCGGAGAGTGCCATCAAACGCGACCTGCCTGAGTTTCTTTTGGGAAAACCGGTGTGTGGTGGTGGTGAAGGAAGCAGCTCCCAAGCTTGCAACAACGCTCCTATAGCGAATGGTGTTAGCTCAAAGGACGACGATGAGGTTAGGCCTGTGAAGGTCAGGAGAAGAATGATTGATCTTCAACTCCCGCCGGATGAGTATCTTGACGATGCAGATTGTCCTCAAGAAGTTGGAAGAGGCAACAATGCTTCTCATCTGAACGGTTCTTCTTCGGTTATGAAGAACCCAAATGGGTTAACTGACTTGAACGAGCCTGTCCAGTGCCAAGAATCATCAGTTCACGGTCTTTCTTCCAGGGATGTATACTCTCTTTATGGAAAAAACATTGTACATGCGCAACGCCAGTGGTTGGAAACGAATACTAGTCAAAACGGATGGATGGTTCTAGAAGCAG GGCGTGGAAAAGGCATTCCAAGAGAGAACTTATGTGTGCCTTCACAGCCAGTACAAGTTCTTGCTAACCATGCATTTGGCTATCCTCCTTCAACTGATCAGAGGAGGTTGTTATCCGGCGAATGGGAAGCTCGTCAAAGGAATCCTGAAGTTTCCTATGGTAGCTATGTGGAGTCAAGTGTGGCATCAAATGCTCCAAGCTTGACTAATGGTGGCTACCGCCCTGAACCTAGCAGAACTTGGAGCCATTGGATTTCAAACCGGAGTAACGGCTCAGTTCAGAAACCTTTGCCGTTTCAAACGAATCCGTTCTTGAGTTATAGTGCACAAGGAAGAGCAGCAGATTCAAGTTCTGAGATGAGAGGACGTGGCGGCTTTGAAGGGGTTTACCAAGGGTTCTCTTCAGCGTTGAAGGAAACTGCGTTTAGTGTACCACCAAGTAACCTTAACCATCTTAACAATGGCCGGGATGTTACAAATGGTTCTTTGAAGCATCAGAGTTTTGAAAGTCTTCAAGGACCAAAAAGACAGGAATGCTCTGCTGGGTTGCCCTGGTTAAAACCTAAGCCCCTTAACCAAAACGGACTAACCAATGGCGGTTTTGATCTGAATGCTTCTGCTGATGGCTCGAGTAATGCATCTCCTCACAACGGTTTGGGACGGGCTGAAATGGCCAGTTCACTGAGTAATGGAAAGATTCTTGGATACTCAATCTCTCAGAAGCGTTCTATTTGGGAGTGCAACTCTTCCCTTACCCCTTCTTCTGTGTCTCTCAAGGAAGCAAACACTTTGGTGAATAGAAACTTCGACATCAACTTGCCATGTGACGCCTCGGTTGCTGAAGATGTTGAAAGTAAAAAAGCTGCCACTAACAGGAACTACATTGACTTGAATATATGTGCTAACGAGGATGAAAGTTCCGGCTTGTGTTCCAAACCAAGAATGGAAACAAGAGCAACTCCTTTAATAGATTTGGAAGCTCCCCCGGCTCTTGAGAGTGAAGAAGAAGGGGAGAGAACGCCAGAGAAGAGAGATGAAGCTGGAGAGACTCTTGATGAACTCATCAAGGGAGCAGCAGAAGCTATAGTCACCATCTCACTGTCTCATAATCCTGACGAAGCTGCTTCCTCTACGACTGATGCGGCTGCTAAAGACCCGCTCTCTTGGTTTGTGAACACAATAGCTTCTTGTGGCAGTGATTTAGAAAAGAGGCTTGATGCTTGTTTAGAAGCCTGCCGTGAGGAATGTTCTTCAGGGGAGTTTGATTACTTCGAGGCAATGACTCTGAACTTACCTCTAACCAAAGAAGAAGACTACATGCCAACGCCTCTAGTCCCTGAACATCTGAAATTCGATGGGACGGATTCTGTAGGCATCAACAGGCCAAGGAGAGGACAAGCAAGACGAGGAAGACCAAGAAGGGATTTCCAAAGGGATGTTCTCCCTGGACTTGCTTCTCTCTCTAGGCTAGAAGTAACCGAAGATCTTCAAATGTTTGAGGGACTTATGAAAGCCACAGGCTGCAGCTGGAACTCAGGAGTGGCTAGAAGAAGCTCAAACCGAGGTGGGTCTAGCCGAGGAAGGAAACGAATGATCAGCAACGTCAACGGAGCTCCGGTTTGTTCTTCTTTGGAGGGGCCAATAGATAACAGTAATGTACAAATGGTGGGACTTGAAGATAGGAGCCTTACCGGGTGGGGAAACGCAACCAGAAGACCAAGGAGACAAAGATGCCCTGCAGGTAGTACTCCACCAACTGTGGTCTTAACATAA